One window from the genome of Pyxidicoccus xibeiensis encodes:
- a CDS encoding SH3 domain-containing protein yields the protein MGRGIPGSQSLKWVAVLAWVAACGGAPGLVESTELTGVDEELGASASALTTCVTAGSGLQTTANLNLRSGPSTSYGILLTIPANSVATEAGGGCPTSGWYKLSFSGVTGWASGAYLVQVTGSSSARDAAITRAASGMGFSYWWGHGAWKAGASAGTCTGNCPSCSHTGSYGADCSGFLAKVWVVPGTNTDVSVDSHPYGTVHFNVDSSQWTTISRDALLKADALVYNLNGAGHTFVYESGDGWGSMWAYECKGCAYGCVHNLRTASTDFHAIRHF from the coding sequence ATGGGCCGCGGCATTCCTGGCAGTCAGTCCCTGAAGTGGGTGGCGGTGCTGGCGTGGGTGGCGGCGTGTGGTGGGGCTCCGGGCCTGGTGGAGAGCACCGAGCTGACCGGCGTGGACGAGGAGCTGGGCGCGAGCGCCAGCGCCCTCACCACCTGCGTCACGGCGGGCTCCGGCCTCCAGACCACCGCGAACCTCAACCTGCGCAGCGGGCCGTCGACGAGCTACGGAATCCTGCTGACCATTCCAGCCAACAGCGTCGCCACGGAGGCCGGTGGCGGGTGCCCGACGAGCGGCTGGTACAAGCTGTCCTTCAGCGGGGTCACCGGCTGGGCCTCGGGCGCGTATCTCGTCCAGGTGACGGGCTCCTCGTCGGCGCGCGATGCGGCCATCACCCGCGCCGCGAGCGGGATGGGCTTCTCCTACTGGTGGGGCCACGGCGCCTGGAAGGCCGGCGCGTCGGCGGGCACCTGCACGGGCAACTGCCCGAGCTGCTCGCATACTGGTTCGTATGGCGCGGACTGCTCCGGCTTCCTCGCGAAGGTGTGGGTGGTGCCTGGCACCAACACGGACGTGTCGGTCGACTCGCACCCCTATGGCACCGTCCACTTCAACGTGGACAGCAGCCAGTGGACGACCATCAGCCGGGATGCGCTGCTGAAGGCGGACGCGCTCGTGTACAACCTCAACGGCGCCGGCCACACCTTCGTCTACGAGTCGGGCGACGGCTGGGGAAGCATGTGGGCCTACGAGTGCAAGGGCTGCGCGTACGGCTGCGTGCACAACCTGCGCACCGCCTCCACCGACTTCCACGCCATCCGTCACTTCTGA
- a CDS encoding TetR/AcrR family transcriptional regulator → MPGPSKKERTHERIVRSAARAIRRDGYEGVSVADIMKDAGLTHGGFYAHFPSREALVVEALDSAASDSMKSLEEAASRSPSGQGLKALVDAYLSDAHAASPEQGCLLAALGSETPRQSPEVRGLATQQVQRFLELLEGQLPKDDTRRREEAMGMLSAMVGALLISRVVDDPALAQSIRKAAKRFVRTRSG, encoded by the coding sequence ATGCCGGGCCCATCCAAGAAGGAGCGCACCCATGAGCGAATCGTGCGGAGTGCCGCGCGGGCGATTCGACGGGACGGCTACGAGGGCGTGAGCGTGGCGGACATCATGAAGGACGCGGGCCTGACGCACGGAGGCTTCTACGCCCACTTCCCGTCGCGCGAGGCGCTGGTGGTCGAGGCGCTCGACAGCGCGGCGTCGGATTCGATGAAGTCGCTCGAGGAGGCGGCCTCCCGGAGCCCGAGCGGTCAGGGGCTCAAGGCGCTGGTCGACGCGTACCTGTCGGACGCGCATGCCGCCTCGCCCGAGCAGGGCTGCCTGCTCGCCGCGCTCGGCTCCGAGACGCCGCGCCAGTCCCCCGAGGTGCGCGGCCTCGCCACGCAGCAGGTCCAGCGGTTCCTCGAGCTGCTCGAGGGCCAGCTCCCCAAGGACGACACCCGCCGCCGCGAGGAGGCCATGGGCATGCTGAGCGCCATGGTGGGTGCCCTGCTGATTTCGCGCGTCGTCGATGACCCCGCGCTCGCGCAGTCCATCCGGAAGGCCGCGAAGCGCTTCGTGCGCACCCGCTCCGGCTGA